The Calditrichota bacterium genome includes a region encoding these proteins:
- a CDS encoding geranylgeranylglycerol-phosphate geranylgeranyltransferase, whose amino-acid sequence MPSRRVAPSRTLHPHEEQRRHPEAARSTKCFSRIWSYVILTRPLNVLIGGLSIFVGALVTGTIQPLRHVLIACASGSLVAAGANAINDYFDLEIDRRNKPYRPLPAGKITRRQAQVFALALLLLGSVLGAAIGPVPLLVATSTATLLYVYSWRLKRTVLWGNLVVSAATALAFIYGGLAVGRPAAALIPAGFALLFHLGREIIKDVEDMHGDRLEGAMTLPIRHGRRTALMVATAVYALVVVVTPLPYLGGVYDLPYLLVVVAGVDTVVAYVVVQMWRQPDPSTLHRLSELLKADMFVGLVAIYVGR is encoded by the coding sequence GTGCCAAGTAGGAGAGTTGCCCCCTCACGTACTTTGCACCCGCACGAAGAGCAAAGACGGCACCCGGAGGCCGCACGTTCCACCAAGTGCTTCTCGCGAATCTGGTCCTATGTCATCCTCACCCGTCCGCTGAATGTGTTGATCGGAGGGCTGTCCATCTTCGTAGGGGCGCTGGTGACGGGCACTATCCAGCCCTTGCGCCACGTGCTCATCGCCTGCGCGTCCGGTAGCCTGGTAGCTGCCGGTGCCAATGCCATCAACGACTATTTTGACCTGGAGATAGACCGGCGCAACAAGCCGTATCGGCCCCTGCCCGCGGGAAAAATCACGAGGCGCCAAGCCCAGGTGTTCGCTCTTGCGCTCCTTCTCCTGGGTAGCGTCCTTGGCGCAGCTATCGGCCCAGTCCCCCTGCTGGTGGCCACGTCCACGGCCACGCTCCTCTACGTGTACAGCTGGCGACTGAAGCGGACGGTGTTATGGGGCAACCTGGTGGTGAGCGCGGCCACTGCCTTAGCTTTCATCTACGGCGGACTGGCGGTGGGAAGGCCCGCGGCTGCGCTCATTCCGGCTGGTTTCGCGCTCCTCTTTCACCTCGGACGCGAGATTATCAAGGATGTGGAGGATATGCATGGGGACCGGCTGGAGGGCGCAATGACGCTGCCCATCCGCCACGGTCGGCGCACGGCATTGATGGTGGCCACTGCAGTGTACGCGCTGGTCGTGGTGGTGACGCCGCTGCCGTACCTCGGAGGCGTCTATGACCTCCCCTACCTCTTGGTGGTGGTCGCCGGGGTGGATACGGTGGTGGCGTACGTGGTGGTCCAGATGTGGCGGCAGCCAGACCCTTCGACTTTGCACCGCCTGAGCGAGCTTCTTAAGGCGGACATGTTCGTCGGGCTGGTGGCGATCTATGTGGGGCGCTGA
- a CDS encoding D-tyrosyl-tRNA(Tyr) deacylase codes for MRAVLQRVTSASVEIDGTVRGSIGKGLVILVGVRNGDTRADAEFLAQKCVNLRIFADQQGKFNLSALDVGAELLAISQFTLYADCRRGRRPGFTDAAPPEVSRPLYEHFVRALRGYGLTVAEGVFGAHMVVHINNDGPVTVIVDTPPGEQ; via the coding sequence GTGCGCGCAGTGTTACAGCGAGTGACCTCGGCATCCGTCGAGATAGATGGCACCGTCCGCGGATCTATCGGCAAAGGACTGGTGATCCTGGTAGGGGTGCGCAACGGCGACACCAGAGCGGATGCTGAATTCCTTGCGCAAAAGTGCGTCAATCTGCGTATATTTGCCGACCAGCAAGGCAAGTTCAATCTCTCTGCCTTGGACGTGGGCGCCGAGCTCTTGGCGATCTCGCAGTTCACGCTGTACGCCGACTGTCGGCGAGGGCGCCGTCCTGGGTTCACCGACGCGGCACCGCCGGAGGTTTCCAGACCTTTGTACGAACACTTCGTGCGCGCGTTGCGCGGGTACGGGCTGACGGTGGCCGAAGGGGTCTTCGGGGCCCACATGGTGGTGCACATCAACAATGACGGCCCGGTCACGGTGATTGTAGACACTCCTCCAGGCGAACAGTGA
- the maf gene encoding septum formation inhibitor Maf: MRDRRLILASASARRAQLLRLLGLEFDVVPSSIVEENGGVQDPVRHVRELALAKAREVAAQVDCGLVIGADTVVVLGGRLLGKPADADEARAMLALLSGKTHEVYTGFALVERPSGRELVDHELTRVHFRELSKEEIEAYVATGSPLDKAGAYGIQDLSAIFVDRIEGCFYNVVGFPLAKFYLACRDFCRQRSEA; this comes from the coding sequence TTGCGGGACAGGCGGCTGATTCTCGCCTCTGCCTCGGCAAGGCGTGCTCAGCTCTTGCGCTTGCTGGGCCTGGAGTTTGACGTCGTTCCCAGTAGCATCGTCGAGGAAAACGGCGGCGTCCAGGATCCGGTGCGCCACGTGCGTGAGCTTGCCTTGGCCAAGGCGCGAGAAGTTGCGGCGCAGGTGGATTGCGGGCTGGTGATCGGCGCTGACACCGTTGTGGTGCTGGGTGGCCGCCTGCTCGGCAAACCGGCCGATGCAGATGAGGCGCGCGCCATGTTGGCCCTGCTCAGCGGGAAGACGCACGAGGTCTACACCGGCTTTGCGCTGGTGGAGAGGCCAAGCGGGCGTGAGCTGGTGGACCATGAGCTCACCAGAGTCCACTTCCGCGAGCTGAGCAAAGAAGAGATCGAGGCGTACGTGGCCACTGGCAGCCCACTGGACAAGGCGGGCGCTTACGGCATCCAAGATCTGAGCGCCATCTTCGTGGACCGCATCGAAGGGTGTTTCTATAACGTGGTTGGCTTCCCGCTGGCCAAGTTCTACCTGGCCTGCAGGGACTTTTGTCGGCAAAGGAGTGAAGCGTGA
- a CDS encoding DUF4115 domain-containing protein gives MTVDETAGVKGICRAIGDELKRARERKKASLADVAKKTKINPKYLQSIEEGDFGFLPEPYVRAFIRAYAQEVGLEPSTMLKPLDRVRERLQEAKPVLPVQHPSGESWVKSLLAKLKALVSRQKHAATLAMGGAAVILALSAIYARNYHTLFGSRTKAAQSPVGQVATGEEAATELRLDMEVVDNTWVQVAADDSTLSDAAYAVGERRSWRARHGFSLKVADAGAIMLTLDGRPLGRLGEKGEELALRIDRTGIVARTGVASKRSVSPVDLEQSAVEQYRGGLRRREL, from the coding sequence GTGACTGTTGATGAGACCGCCGGCGTCAAAGGGATTTGTCGGGCGATTGGTGATGAGCTGAAGCGGGCACGGGAGCGGAAGAAGGCGTCGCTGGCCGACGTGGCCAAGAAGACCAAAATCAATCCGAAATACCTGCAGAGCATCGAAGAGGGCGACTTCGGCTTTCTGCCGGAGCCATATGTGCGCGCCTTCATTCGCGCCTATGCCCAGGAGGTAGGCTTGGAGCCGTCGACCATGCTCAAACCGCTCGACCGTGTGCGGGAGCGACTCCAGGAGGCAAAGCCGGTTCTCCCTGTGCAGCACCCGTCAGGCGAATCGTGGGTCAAGTCCCTCCTGGCCAAGCTGAAGGCGCTGGTGAGCAGGCAGAAACATGCCGCGACGTTGGCGATGGGTGGCGCGGCCGTTATCCTCGCGCTCTCTGCCATCTACGCGCGCAACTACCACACGCTGTTTGGCAGCCGCACGAAGGCGGCGCAGTCCCCCGTGGGTCAGGTGGCGACCGGAGAGGAGGCTGCGACGGAACTTCGGCTCGACATGGAGGTGGTGGACAACACCTGGGTGCAGGTCGCGGCGGACGATAGCACACTCAGCGATGCCGCCTATGCCGTCGGCGAGCGCCGGAGTTGGCGCGCCCGCCATGGCTTCTCGCTCAAGGTAGCTGACGCCGGAGCCATCATGCTCACCCTCGATGGCAGACCACTGGGCCGCCTGGGTGAAAAGGGGGAGGAACTGGCTCTCCGCATCGACCGCACGGGCATCGTCGCCAGGACGGGCGTAGCAAGCAAGAGAAGCGTCAGCCCCGTCGACTTGGAGCAGTCCGCAGTGGAGCAGTATCGCGGCGGGCTGCGGAGGAGGGAATTATGA